A section of the Osmia lignaria lignaria isolate PbOS001 chromosome 3, iyOsmLign1, whole genome shotgun sequence genome encodes:
- the LOC117610785 gene encoding uncharacterized protein LOC117610785: MGIKEGYFAVSSINRSSTVFQALPSFSSTPPNYNMKCIAVVALLALVSVALAKPLETESLEPVKAESVLAEAENTARDKRGLLVGAAYTAPVAYSAYTAPVAYTSAALAYPYSAYSAYPYYAAAYTAPYYVI, translated from the exons ATGGGTATAAAAGAGGGCTACTTTGCTGTTTCGAGCATCAATCGATCGTCAACGGTCTTCCAAGCTCTTCCAAGCTTCTCATCTACTCCACCAAACTACAACATGAAGTGCATCGCA GTTGTCGCTCTGCTCGCTCTGGTCAGCGTAGCCCTGGCGAAACCTTTGGAAACGGAATCGTTGGAACCGGTAAAAGCCGAATCTGTCCTGGCCGAAGCTGAAAACACAGCGAGGGACAAGAGAGGATTGTTGGTGGGTGCGGCTTACACCGCTCCCGTAGCCTACAGCGCCTACACCGCTCCGGTTGCCTACACCTCTGCTGCCCTCGCCTACCCTTACTCGGCCTACTCCGCCTACCCCTACTACGCTGCTGCTTACACCGCACCCTACTACGTCATCTAA